The DNA region ACATTTTCTTGATGCGTCCGGCTACCGATCCACCGACTGCCCCACCGACTGCCGCCGCACCGTTTCCGGCCATTTTCCCGGCACCGTTGGCCTTCTGCCCGTAAGCTCCCGCACCGCCTGCCTGAATAATCCATGAGGACACCGTGGGAACGCAGAAATAACCGATGATACCTATAATCATGAATATACAATACACACTGCCCGATGCGTCTGGTATGAATGTCGGGTCCTGCATCTGCTTGATGTCCTGCTGCAACATCAGAATCTGTATGCGTGAGAGGATAGCACCGAACAGGTCACCCACGGGCAGCCATAAGTAAATACAGATATAGCGTGACAGCCATGTGGTGAGCGTACTCTGGAATCCGTCATAGACGGCCAGCGCAAAAGAGATTGGCCCCAGTATGGAAAGGACAATCAGAAAGAAAGTCCTCAGCGTGTCTATCAGCAGCGAGGCTGCCTGAAAGAACAGTTCCAACAGTTCGCGGAACCATTGCCGTACTTTTTCCCCCATGTCATACACCGCCTTCTGCCCGTACATGTTTATCATCGTGTCCATGTCCCCCAGCGACCAGCCAAGCTCGTCTATCTTCTTGTCAAATTCCTCATCACTCACAAGGAAAGCCTTTGCCGGGTCACGGAGCATCGCTTCCCGTTCCAGTTCGTCCTTTTCTTCCTGATACTTTTTCATGTCGAAAGTCTGCTGTTCCACCAGTGAGGAAGTGGCACTGCATACGGGGGAAAGAATCCCGTTGATTGTACCCAGTACCATTGTGGGGAAAAACATGATGCAAAGCCCCAGCACAAACGGCCTGAAAAGCGGGAACACGTCTATCTCTTCCGCCCTTGAAAGGGACTGCCACACCCGGTACGCCACGTAGAACAGGGCACCTATACCGGCCACTCCCTTTGCCACGCTTGCCATATCCTCGCACAGCGGCATCATTTCATCGTAAAGCGAACGCAGCAACTCATGCAGGTTCGTCCAGTCTATTGATAGTAATACCATAGTCTATCTTTTTTTAATGATGAATGATTACCAGTAACGCTGGTCGTGTGTCCCGTACAGGGCAAGCACCCGCTGGGAATCCCCCTTCTTCTTGCTGCGCAGGTACGATATGCCGATATTCTTTCGGGTATAGTACCATGTCAGGTTCTTGTATTCCAGCACTTCGCCATATATCCGGTTGATGATGTCCAGCCGTTCCTTGTCGGTCATCGAGAGTCCGGTAGCCGTGGTCACTTCCTTCAAGTCCAGCAGCAGGTTGCTGCTTTCTTCAAGCAACCGGTTATACCCGAAAGCAATGGCCGAGAGTTCTTCCACGGTAAAATTCGGGTCGCCCATCATCGTATTGAAATTAGTCACGTAAATATCGCTGATGTCACCTACCAGAAGGATAGTCTGTTGTACCTTGCGTGCCCCTTTTACGAGATCGTGTACAGATTTCAAAGCGTCGTAGTAGGCCTTTCCCTGCTGGTAAATCTTTACAGTCTCCTGAAAGTTACTTCACATGTTCTGTGCCGTTGTGGAAGTCTGTACAATTTCATTGGCCGAGTTTACAATGCCTTGAGCAAGGTTCGTAGGGTCTATCACTGCCCATTGTGCTTTGCTTGTCACCGAAAGGGACAGTAGTGCCATGAATAAAATTATCATTCTCTTTTTCATGCGTCTATCTCCTTTCTTTGGTAAGTAAATACCGGCTGTCGTCATCACGGGCAAACAGTCCGTAACAGCCGAACAGCAATACCTCGCTTCCGCTGAAATACCCGATACATCCGGCATCCTTGTTCCCGTGCAGGAAAAGGTCGTCCCCTTTCCGAAGCGGGATATTGATTTCGGTATAACTCATTTCTCCGGCGAACAGCGTAGCCTTGTATCCCTTGAATCCGTCCGTCACGTGGTTAGATTTACGGATTGTCAGCGTGGAGCCGCCTTCCTTGTTCATTCAGTGACCGCAGATGCGGTCGTGTTCCAGTTCCTTCTTCATTTCCCCGATCAGGTTCAGCAGATCCAGATTGGTCAGGGTAGCATCTCCGAGTGCTTCCCTGCATTGGCTTAATAAATCTTTCTTACTCATTGTTGTCTATAGATTAATATGGTTACTTGTTTTCCTGCCGTTTGCTTTCGGCAAGCTGTTTGATAGCCAGCTCGATGTTTCCATCCAGCTTTTCCGTAAGGCGGGTAAGTTCCAGTTTTTCAGACTCTTCAGTCGTATAGCATATATACTCCTCGTCCGAGACTTCCGTTGCGTACACTGCACTTTGCGTGCCGCCAAGCCCTATCCAGACCTCTTTGTACCTGCGGTTGGCTGCATTGGCAAGATTGATCGAAAGTATCTGTGAGCGTTCCTTGTCCGTCAGACCGAGCAGGTTTTGTATCTGGTCGAACTTGTTCTGGTACTTCCTTTGGTCAAGCAGTATCTTGCAGTCCGAATTGTTGATGATTGTCTCCTTTACAACCGGACTCGATATGATGTCGTCCACTTCCTGCGTCACCACAACCGCTTCGCCGAAGAATTTTCTGACCGTCTTGAAGAGATAGCGGATGTAGTTTGCCATCCCTTCACGTGCGATTGCCTTCCAGGCTTCCTCAATCAGTATCATCTTACGGATACCCTGCAAACGTCTCATTTTATTAATGAACGTCTCCATGATAATGATGGTGACAACCGGAAAGAGGATTGGATTATCCTTCACGACATCCAACTCAAATACAATAAACCGTTTGTTCAATAAGTCCAGTTCCTTGTCCGAGTTCAGCAGATACCCGTATTCACCGTTCTTGTAATAGGGTTCCAGCACATTCAGAAAACCGTCCACATCAAAGTCCTTCTCCCGCACGTTCTTGTCTGCCAGTACCTTGCGGTAGTCCTTCCTTACAAAGTCATAGAACGAGTTGAAATTCGGCTTTATCTTCCGGTTCTTCTTTATCTTTTCGATATACAGGCTGACGGCATTCGAGAGCGCCACTTCTTCCGAGCGTCGGGGCGGCTCGTCCTCTCTTTTCCATAAGGTCAGAATCAGTGTCTTGATGCTGTCCCGCTTCTCGATCTCATACCGGTAATCCTGTGTAAAAAACGGATTGAACGAAATCGGGTCATTTTCCTGGTAGGTGAAATAAACCCCGTCGTCCCCTCCGGTCTTCTGATGTATCAGGTCACAGAGTCCCTTGTACGAATTTCCGGTATCCACCAGCAGGATATGCGTGCCTTGTTCCCAATACTGCCTTACCATATGGTTGGTGAAAAAGCTCTTTCCGCTGCCCGACGGGCCGAGGATGAACTTGTTCCGGTTGGTCACCACCCCCTTTTTCATGGGCAGGTCCGATATGTCGAGGAAGACGGGCTTTCCCGTCAGCCGGTCCACCATGCGCAGGCCGAAGGGGGAGAGCGAGTTCCGGTAGCAGGTTTCTGCCGTAAAGAAGCATAGTGCCTGCTCGGTGAACGTGTAGAAGCTTTCTTCCGAAGGGAAGTCCGCCTCGTTTCCCGGTATGCCCGCCCAGTAGAGGACCGGCAGGTCGGTGGTGTTATGACGGGGTGTGCATTCCATCAGCGCCAGTGCGCTGCCCACGTCGTTCTTCACCCGCCGAAGCTCATCCCCGTTTTCCGCCCATGCGATGATGTTGCAATGGCAGCGCACCGACTGCAATCCATTGGTATGCGCTTCATTCAGGTATTCGTCCAGCCACTCCTTGTTTATCTGGTTGCTGCGGCTGTACCGGGAAAGCGACTGCATGTTCTTTGCCGCCTTCTCGAAACGGGAAAGGTTTTCGTTACTGTCATCTATGAATATCCACTGGTTGTAGATATGGTCGCAGGGTAGCATTACGCCCACGGGGGCGGCATAACTCAAACGGCAGTCCGAGCGGTCTGTCGAGAGGCGTTCGTACCGCCCGTCCGTTTTAACTTTACCCGGAAGGTCATCGAGGTCGGAAAGTGTATGCAGGCAGAGCCGCTTGTCACCGATACGCATCTCGTCCGGATTCAATTGCATGTCCTGCAACATGGTGGTTCCGTCTGCCGAGAGCGTAAGGTACCGTTCGATAATACCCGGTTCGTTTTCCGTTCCCGTAATCTCTTCCGTGGTCAGCCGTTCCAGCCTGATAAGTCCGCTGTCGTTAACGATACTTTCAAACTGTCCCACCGCTTCCATGAAACGCTCCACCGTTTCCTTGTCCCTTATCTCCTTCGGAACCAGAAAACCACGGCAGAGCGTGTTCCAGTTGCTTTGTTGCCGGGAGCGCTCTTTGGTGGTCTTGGTAAGGAACAGGTAGCAGGCGTGGTGCAGGTAGGGACGTTCGTTGAAGTGGCGTTCAAAACTGCGGGAGAGAAAGCTGAGTTCGTCCCGGCGGATGTCCGGCTCGTATTT from Bacteroides sp. MSB163 includes:
- the traJ gene encoding conjugative transposon protein TraJ, whose translation is MVLLSIDWTNLHELLRSLYDEMMPLCEDMASVAKGVAGIGALFYVAYRVWQSLSRAEEIDVFPLFRPFVLGLCIMFFPTMVLGTINGILSPVCSATSSLVEQQTFDMKKYQEEKDELEREAMLRDPAKAFLVSDEEFDKKIDELGWSLGDMDTMINMYGQKAVYDMGEKVRQWFRELLELFFQAASLLIDTLRTFFLIVLSILGPISFALAVYDGFQSTLTTWLSRYICIYLWLPVGDLFGAILSRIQILMLQQDIKQMQDPTFIPDASGSVYCIFMIIGIIGYFCVPTVSSWIIQAGGAGAYGQKANGAGKMAGNGAAAVGGAVGGSVAGRIKKMF